The Mangifera indica cultivar Alphonso chromosome 12, CATAS_Mindica_2.1, whole genome shotgun sequence DNA window gtcaataaaaaatatttaaatataagagggtcagataattttatattatctttgttagagtttataattaatttttatattttatgataaaaaattctaaGAAAGTTGGGGATTTATCTTTACATATTggaatatttcaataatatttatgtacaaaattgCTATGCAAATTGTTTTGTACAAACTCACCGGTTTTAAATGGATTaaatcaacttaaattaaaaataaatttaattaattaatgaaaattgcatatttagggtttaaattaaataaatttaattaattaaataaaattatttgcactttagatagattttttttttccaaatttaaaattaattacagATAAATTCTCtactcataataataaataatgaaatttttattgaataaaataaaattataaattcaatccTATGAAAGTTACATATATAGCCATTATAGTTATGCCTAATATATTTACtgttctttaattaaatttacccACCAAACCCATCATCACTTTCACATCATGCacaacaaatttgaaatttgatttagcTCTGTTAAGAACAAATTTACCCAAATGTAATATTTCATGTTATGAGAAACTCAAGCAATAAAATTacacatacatatttttaatatataatttaggtatacagattatgtatcatcatatgatttgatgattttaaattaaaaataaagtaataccaAAAAACGTGATGACATATCACCCATGCATGTACTGAAATTATGTATAacaaaatgtgtatacataatattgctcaaagAAAAGATGCACTACTCACTTCTTATGAGATTTAAGTCTCTAACTAACATAGCTATATtcgaaataataaaattatacgtatttactttgaatacataaattgtgtacacatatgtgtcattatgtgattgagtgatttttaattaagaataaaataatatttaattatataataatatatataaatgtatatttaatacATAGATAAACGTGGTCAAAAGGATCATTCAAGCCtccatatgttttaaaaaatttattccaaaaatatgttaaatactTTTTCTCTACTCTTGaccatttttatttcattatgatTCTAATCTTCACcctttattttaatagaatcaaaattttgataagatGATTATGGCATTCATcacacattttctttttctcatatttttcccacttcatttattatacatatctaattttgaaaaaggaaacaactttatttcttatcttttcttttcttttattatatatggtAATTTAATTGTACGAAAAAGATCatgaaaaaagatttttttttttttttttttttaaagttagccTAACCAAAATTGTGTTTTTGGTTGGTCACATGGGTTTACAAATGGTTTGGTTTTCTTGAGCAAAATTACTAAGAGAAGaatgcaattattttttctacATTGTTGCCTTTATACATTTTTTGCCTTCACTTTTTATCCCTCTAAATGAAGATAATGGAATGggttaaaaattagaaagaaatgAATTATGGGTTGGCAAATACTAGATATGACAGTAAAATAATTGACCAGACTTTTCAATTGTTTGGATATTAATAGGCaggcaaaagacttattctcaccgcAGATTTGGTCTattatcaaattcttatttatacaattttaaaattttaaatacttatttttctattaaaattctcaaattcaaacactagatatgaaaaaatagtgattttaccttaaatcctaataaaaaattttaataaatttttgaaaataggtTAAACCTTGAATAAAAATAGGTTTTTTAGTCTTAATGGGGCACCTAAAGTAACAAACTATATCGCACTTCtcttaaaataaatgtttatatataataacatatcttCGTGTTTATTAAGGTTTGAAAGatccattttataaaataacctAGCACTATGTCTTGGAAATCATTTCAACCATTAACAAGTAATGGATGAGATGAGAGGTCTTCATTCTTAATTCCTTTCTTGAAGAATGATTTTCATTTAAGAATCAATTGGAaacaaatacattaattatatgattaataattCAACCTCTTGATTAACCTTTGTAAACCCTGAATAAAATCTGATTAATTACACTGACCTTTTCCTTTGGCTTCACCATCACCTTCCATAGAGAGAAACAGAGAGAATAATTGCACAAAgtgaataaatttgattgaattagtAAGATGAGCATGCGACTTGATACAAATCTGGAAAGCCAAATGGCATATTTTTCAGAATGGGCCCACGTTGTCTTTGcaattttggttttaaattgcGTCTGACTCAGTCAATCACTCAAAAGTCAGTTAGTTCTCTCCCGAATCTCCCCCATGTGAATTCCAGCAACCttgacaaataatttttctcttttatatttactattaattcatattttatttatttatttattattttttatggtaaaTATTTCAATCCcaattaattatctaatatcaCATCTTAATAGTAGTtttcgttatttaataatattttgaacaaCACATGCtcatttgtataaaataaaatttatggtgaggtgttattttatttttaagggaaaaaaactattttttctccaagttttaactcaatctcaaactcacattcataagagatgaaaaattcaaactctcatacataattaaatttctgttaattttttctattaaagagaggggtaaaataattattttactgtttatattaaaatgttataaaacttATGACTTCTCCCccaggttttagaaattaatatttcacccttatctaaagtttttaaactttgaaaagtgatattttcacccacaaacctagggtttccatatttttcaaactcagtCACCcctcataattttcaaaaataacatttttaccttcaCTTTTCAACTTTATCTTCTGGTGTCATCTCTGACCCCCTTCTTCTCTTGGAGCGACAACGATGGTGTGACAAAGAGACGGAGATCTTTTTGTCGCACCACCCAGAAGATGAAGGACAATGCTTCGTCGTTTGTTACATCGTCCAGATGCGACGACGAAGGACAATGAAGTGTCGTCCTTCATCTATTCTTCCAGATCTAGACAATGTTTCGTTGTCAATATCTGGACGATGAAAGGTCATCCTTTGTAGCCAAAGATGAGAGATCGGTGGAAAGCGTCGTTGTCAGTGATGGTCGAAGAAGGAAGCAAatctaggggtgaaatctaaacttttcaaactttgaagataggttgaagtgttagtttttaaaatttggagggggtgaaatgataaaaattttaaagtttataggtaaaatgatgattttacccctgtctctaactaaaaatttggacgaCAATTTGGTTATGGGTGAGAGTTTGGGTTTTCATCTCCCGTTGGTGTGAATTTAATATTCGGCTAAAACTTGAGTcagaaatagtttttttttcttatttttaatttaaaattatttaattatataataatatattatttatatattcaaattatgtataaaaaattacatatataaaattttattataaaaaaaaatctattcaaCGAAACCTCAAAATCAACTTAATCAaatgtaataatatttcattttaatgtCTATAAATTAAACTGATGGAGGGGTGTCATGTCATGAGATTTCCCAAACATAAAATTTCCCTAACTTGTTTAGCACGAGTTTTGACTAATTGGAGCAGCTCCAATTCATCATATATAGATTTATCGATTCTATAATAAATATGGGAGATTTTACATTAAGCTTAAATGGGGATTatagttaataaattattcattttcatcttttattgcTTAGAATATAGAGACTCATATGAGTTTGTATTGAAAATAGTTAGGAGAAACCATAAATGTAAGGTTTGAAGCTTTTcacttgtaataatttttttttctttttgcaaaaatgaatgaaatgattttgcttttgttgagtttttgtgaatgattttatgattaaatgtgattaaaattaattaatagtgaAGTTGGGAATGAAAATcatgattttttgattgaattttccACGTGTGATTTGCTCCCACCATGGTATGGTGGCAGACAACAAATTTCGTGTTGTACATTTTGAAAAGGATTTGGGATCCCCACGTAGACAATTTCGTGCCTGTCTATGAGGCTGTGGTTTTTTTTGATACAACTAATTATCCAAAGGGATCAAGATCCCTTGGTCTTTATCATTGGGGTGACAATTACGGTATTCATTCAAGTATTGAAAACCATATGTTGAAAGGTGACACCATTATGATCTGAGTCAGCTTACAATAGGGTATTAGCCACATACCGAATGCAAATTGCACATTTTTTATTAGCATCGTGATGTAAATTGACACATACAATGGAATGATATGTGAGGAAAGAGAAAGATATACTCAGGGTTGAAGAACCTCTTCAGTCCAAAAATTGGAATTGTGTTACAAGAGAACACTTTTACAATGTAAGATTGtctttcttatcatttttaCAAAGACTCTGGGAAAAGATGTTTAACCTAAGATTAACAAGTCATAGATGAAACTTATTTGATCATAAATGTTGCTAGCTATATGCCTTgcatagattttttttcatctcctCTATCTCACTCTCCTTTGAcaaatcctttttatttttaggataGAAAATGAACATTATAATctttttgattatattttaaagttacattttaaaaaataattttctattacgtTACATAAGAATAAGATATCAATCATGCTTCATTATAATAtgaagttattatttttaatcacaaGCAAGAAATATGAATGGAAAACACGTTGGTAGATGGCTCCTTAGAGCAAAAAATGTCTATTTGCATATTGATTTATTAGTTATTATTCATATAGTTAGTTACGTCTGAGTGCCCTTTcgtaaattttatcaaaaaggAGATTTTTGGgtaattatttgatatagttttattgattatatgtgtgataatttttatattttttagataaacttatcgaacatatttttattgttcacattttttaatattattttcaagcaaaaagtACTAAACAcgttttaattgtttttgtttttgcaaacatttaatatttggttgttaaaatgtaatgaattataGGCTTAACATCAAATCTCTTCATTGatttatagaaaattaagttttggaCCAAAACTACTTTACACAAAAGCAAGCATTTTTGTCACAAAGTTGAAGCATAAATTTAACactataatttcaaaaatatatttgttgtaATTCCCACATCTATGAACAAGGGATTGTTAAGTGTTCCCACTTTTAAGTacacagatatatatatacatgatgtatcattatgtgattaaatattattttatttttaatttaaaaatatttaattatttaataatacatattatatatatacttaaaatagattaatatagttttattataagatGAAGCCCACAAATTTGGTACAAATTATATTGTTTGCAACTTAATATCAACAACCCCACAATTTATCCTTGAACCCAGAGAATTTCCCCAAGCCTGAAAATCTTTCAACTTTCATGGGCTTTCCAGCCGGACCTTCATTGAAATGGGATCTCATGGTAAGCCCATTAATATTCTCTAGCCGGAAACTGGAGCATGACCCTGCCTTACATTGGAATCCGGCCTATTGTGGTTCAAATTTGGGCTCAAATTGTGACTATATTATCTTGACACCCATCAACTCGTCGCGAACctgcaaaatataaaaaataaaaaatatatataaataaattatataaatttatttatataaattaaaataataatttatgatataatgataaatttttaatttttaatttattttaaaattatttaattagatattatcatattaatttatatagataaatttatctaaaatttctattattaCAGAATCTTTGAAAGAAATCACATCGTCTTGATTCAGCCCCCGGaacttaaattacaaaaatagcTTCATGCAAAGCAAGTGCCATGAGAACTGGGAGCCAACATTATCcactttattatatttcaattaaaacaCGTAGATTtgaaaggttttaaaaacttgaagTTCCAAAAATCTcctgaattttataaatatgatcattttttaaaattaaaattcttccttataaaatatcaaatgtatgataaattttaaaatcaagcTTAAATCCTCCCTAATCATAGATATATAGAATAATTGATTCAGTAGTCTCTTAGGCCTTGTCAGACTGTCAGTATGTAACGTTTTAGTTGGGGACTAAATATTGTAttgtaaaaacattatttaagtCTGCGGCATTAAATCTAAGTTTGGGGACAAAAGTGATAGTATCCCTCCACAGTGGGAGGCTGAGTCAGACTCAGGCATATCCTGTCACCCACCAAAATGGAGAGAACGCGTTAAGCGTCTTGACTCGTTTACAGCTTGGAATCTGTCACACGGCCCATTCACTTTCTCCCCCACGCCCACTCCCACTCCCACCCTATAACACTCGccccatttttttaaaattcactaACTCTATGTTTTTTGGTCTTTTAATAATAAGGAATCTgaaactaattattttaaataggtAAAACTCTTGATTAAtcccataattttatataaaataaattttaattttaattttaatataataagtgCGGATCTCAAATTAAACTCTCttgaaactttttaaaattctatatttaactatttaaattactttttaaaagttgtttttattatattttttaaatcaacctgtttttttcttttttaattacaaGTTTAAAAGGGTTAAGAGTTATATTATacatttcagatttttttttttaaattttcaagatatattagaaaagcaaataaataatgaatttatatgataatattatagcGTAATTTTGTAATATGATTGAAGAGCTAAGGCATCtataactttattataaattataataccatataaatgagaaataaaaaaattaataaaaaaattacttagaTTGAGcacattatattatactaaaatgaacaaaatcataCCAAAAAATTATAggatttaatataataaaaattttcaaaaataataaaaatatgtatatatatattttatatataatttaaatatataaatgatgtatctttatataattaaataattttaaattaaaataaaataatatattatttatgtatttaaattatataaaaaatatatatccactatattataaaataaaataaaaaacagatatGATGCGAGAGTAAAAGACAGACAGCAAAGCGCGCGTGTGGTGAAAGGTAATGTCACAGCACACGTGTCTGACAAACCAAAAAGCCAGTTGGCGAtctgaaatgaaattaaaaaagtttcatTTGGATTTCATTTTAATCTGAGTATCTTTCTAGTGAAGCAACCAACTATGAACTAACCAAGCCTGTTGTAGCACTGGCCCACCCTTTGAAGTGCTGACTTTGACCGAAGGGGGAAACACAGACGAGGAAGAAAAGTCTCACCTTTCCTCTCTCCTTCTTCTCTTCAAAGAAACACATAAAGCCCCTTCTCCAGCTTCTTCCATTAGCAACTCATTCCTCGGCAGAGTTCTCTTCTTCCTACTTCACACTCTAAACTATAGCGAAAACCTCTTCTTCTCATTTACTAGAAGTCACAAGTCTTCATAGGTATGTTTCTGTTTGGTCAATTTCAAACAAAGCTTTTAGCTTTTGATTTCTTCAAACTCTTTAAGTTTTGGTTTCTGGGTTCTTTCTTTGGTGGGtttttttagttgaatttttaattttaatatttggggTGGCTTCTGTTGACGGATTCTTCGATGgctctagtttttttttttttttggtacttTCTTTCTTTAGAATTTAGAGAGGAATTAGTCTTTCGAGACCAAGTCCATGGGTTGGAGCATGACTAATATTTAATGATTGCTTGATTTTTATACTATCTTAATCTATGAGATAATTGAGGTATATAAACTGATTTAGAAAAAGGTTTGGATTTATGATATAAAGAGACTCGGTTTGTGATAAGTCAAACTGTCCAAGTAATACATCAGGTTTTTTCCTCGAactttctcagcaaccaaacagaacTGCGTGTATTGCATAAATCTATATTTTACTATGCTTTTaggtttctttttaatttttttggtttaaaattattttgcagGACTTGGGTACGTGCGGTGGTTCTAACTGTAAGCTTTGCTCCTCAAATTTTCTCATGGAGGGTGAATTACGCAAGCAAAAGGATGTTGACTTGTACACCAAGTCCTCACTTTTGCTCGAATTGTCAGCTTCTGATGATCTTGCTGCCTTcaaaagtgaaattgaagtgAGATGTTCTGATGTTGATGAGGCGGGTTTCTGGTATGTTAGAAACATTGGGTCGAAAAAGATGGGGTTTGAAGAGAGGACCCCGCTTATGATTGCTGCCATGTTCGGAAGTCTTGAGGTTTTGAAGTATATCATCGGAACTGGCAAGGTTAATGTTAAAAGAGCCTGTGGTTCTGATGGAAGCACTGCCCTTCACTGTGCTGTCGCTGGTGGTGCCAACACCGTGGTTGAGATTGTTAAGCTTTTGCTTGATGCCTCTGCTGATGCTAATTGTGTTGATGTTAGTGGGAATAAACCAATAGATTTTGTTGCTTTAGCTATGAAGTCATTGCACAATTCAAGAAGAAGGGCAGTAGAGTTATTGTTGAAAGGTGATCAAACTGTTTTTCAAGAGGAAGAGTTGGAAAAGATCACAATGCCGCAATTATCCAAAGAAGGAGCTGAGAAGAAAGAGTATCCTATTGATACATCTTTGCCTGATATAAATAATGGTATTTATGGAACTGATGAGTTTAGAATGTATATTTTTAAGGTGAAGCCTTGCTCAAGGGCTTATTCACATGATTGGACAGAGTGCCCGTTTGTTCATCCAGGTGAGAATGCAAGGAGAAGAGACCCTAAGAAGTACTCTTATAGCTGTGTCCCTTGCCCTGAGTTCCGCAAGGGATCGTGCCCAAAGGCAGATGGTTGTGAGTATGCACATGGTGTTTTTGAGTCCTGGCTACATCCTGCCCAGTACAGAACCCGGCTTTGCAAGGATGAGATTGGGTGCAACCGCAAAGTTTGTTTCTTTGCACACAAGCCGGAAGAATTGCGCCCTTTATATGCATCCACTGGTTCAGCTATGCCTTCTCCAACCTCTATTTCTGTCAGTGCAGTTGACATGGCAGCTATGAGTCCATTGTCACTTGGTTCCACATCTCTGTCATTGCCTGCAAGTTCGACTCCTCCAATGTCTCCGTTGGCCACTTGTTTGTCTCCCAAGAGTGGAAATTTGTGGCAGAACAAAGTTAATCTCACCCCACCTGCCTTGCAGTTGCCTGGTAGCCGGCTGAAGACTGCTTTTAGTGCAAGGGATTTTGACTTGGAAATGGAATTGCTTGGGCTAGAGAACCATGTCAGCAATTTGTGGCAACAACAATTAGGGGAGGAGATATCGAGTCTCTCCTCACCATCTTGTTGGAGCAAGGAATACACTAGGATTGGAGATTTGAAGCGTAACCTTGATGATTCTTTTGAATCTCTTGATCCTTTGCAGGGAGTTTCAACCCAGTTACAGTCACCAACTGAACTTCAAATTCGCCAAAACATGAGCCAACTTCGTGCAAGCTATCCAGCTACTACCCTCTCATCTTCTCCAGTGAGGAAACCCTCAACATTTGGGTATGATTCATCTGTAATGAATTCAAGGTCTTCTGCCTTCAGAAACCGAAGTCACAGCTTTGTTGACCGTGGAGCAGTGACCAGTCGTGCTGGCCTTACAGCCCCTTCTAACCCTGCATCTATGAGGATGTCCAATCTATCAGATTGGGGCTCTCCTGATGGGAAATTGGATTGGGGAATTCCAGGAGATGAGCTGAGCAAGCTCAAGAAGTCCGCATCATTTGGGTTTCGTaacaacaatctaacaacaGTATCTGCAACTGCAGCGACAGGCTCAATGCCATCATCAAATGTTGACGAGCCTGATGTATCTTGGGTTAATTCCCTGGTGAGAGATGTTCCTCCTGCAGGAACCGGAGTGTTTGGCACCCAGAGGCAGCAACATAATTCATGGGTGGAACAATTGTACATAGAACAGGAGCAGACGGTGGCATAATGAACATAAATTTGCTCCTACTTTATTTCTAACTAAATTGATATTCTTTCGTATTCTTATTTGTATTCCTCGATCGTTGTTGTGGTTTAGGAAGAATGACAATGAATGAGCCACTGCTCATATCATTCGTGGGTTAGTCCAGAGACTAGGCAAgatccaaaaagaaaaacaaaaatttgttatttttttttttatattattaatttctcaTTCCTCAGGAAGATTGATTTGTATGTTTACTGTCATCTTACAGAACTATATTAATCTCCTTTCCATACTTCTCTCAGTTCTCTTGAATCTGATCTTCGATATCTTTGTTCTGAGACATCTCCCACCAGAGAAATGGCCAAATGGGTGTTTTACTTGATAGAAATCCTTCTATACAAAGTGAATATCATCAATTTAAGTCAATCAACAATCATTTTGAGTCCAAATTTTGTCTGCTGGAGACCAAGAATCAACAAAAGATTTGCATAAATAGAGTTGGATATATCTGAGGCGATTAGCTGGatcctttaatttgaaaagaaagtgGGCAATTATAGTTGTTGAAAATAATGCAATTGCTGATAAAGTTGTGCTCATGGAAAGCCGAATGCTATGGATTTTCCTAGAATTTGAGATGAGAAAACTGGAAAATTTTCCAAGATGACAGCGTGGGGTCTTGTCCTTTATCTGTTTTCGGGATTTTCCTCATATCGCAGAATGGGAAAAGTCCTGTGGGTAAGCATGAGTTTCTGTTTGTAACTGGCCGCCCACGAGACGAATTTGCCAAATTCTGAGCCATATATTGTAAATAATCTAGGCCGAAACActtcttcccacccaaggtttaaacacatgaattaattttaaaaatttaaaatttattcttatactaaattttattaaaattaagaataaaaatattatttagataaatatattttaaaaactaaaaatttatcattttttttattcaaaatttgaaaaatgattatttttttgtaagattatttcttcttttttaatgaCCATTTCTACTCTAACTAACGATTGATCTTTCCAGATCTCTTCTCTCATTGAAACCCAACAAATGACGTCTATTTTTGTTAGAGAAAGACTGGTTAAAGATTGATACTTTCAAATGTTagttattattcttaattaaataatatttttatttttaatattaatagtgaattttaatataaaggtgagtatttaaaattttaaaaattaatgaatatgaatttgataattcaacaaatcttgggtgggagtaagtctGTGGGCCAAAAGTCTACATTACAACCACAAAGGTTGTTTCATGAATGTTGCCACTCAAGGAGCATCATAATTAATATGACTAAATtcttgttaatatttattaaaagattcaTAAGGACCATTATGTTGgagtatataaaaataagttgataatttatcttttattattaatattatataagaaataatataattataatataattattatatttatttttgatattaaaatttaattaatgtaattttgattttattataattatatttttattattatttatgatataatatttttattttcaattaagaataatattatatactcaaattatatataaaaaatatatatgtatagttttattatccaattaatataataattaacaggtaaaacatccaaaaataattataacaaaaaaaaaattcaaataaaataatattttaatattttttattatatttaaataaatattataattatttatatatattatttttattattttttaaagatttaattttacaCGCAACTTACATCACTGTATTATTTCAATCTGGTCAAGTCAAAAGTATGTGGCATTCAAACTACTCATGAATCATGACTctgaattatttatataaagtaaTTTGACTAAAGCAACATTTGATATTACAATCTATGAATTATGAGTCCTCcctcatattataatttatgaataattacTTGATTAATCACATAGGAAATGATTGGGAAAGAAAGAGAGTGCAGAGTCAGTCAACAAAATTGACCACCTATATTGAACAAAATGAACCCCAATTGAATTTTATTCTAATGAAATTGCCAAAAGTAATAAAGAAATCCCTCGAAAAACGTCgaataattgaatttgagattacaatttttgacacaatttgttaatttgatatgatatgatttaaaaaatattatattaggtttgaattttttgatatgaaatttatttcgaATCAACCTAATaagactcaaaattaaattagatagtaTTAgagtttaacaaaaataatttgatacgATCCAAATAAATTcgaatattttgaaaaaatgttaatttaataaaatttattaagaaaaaattataaaaatgttaaaagacaatatcaataacagttgaaatatttatagtgtatataattatatttttatagtaagaatttgaaatatttactgattatatataattatatctttgtataattatacatataatttttttaattcttatttaaatattttattattattaagtaataataatttatttggttAATCAGATTATTGACGTGTTTTAAAACTCTTAGTATGTAAATTTTAGACCATTtatcaataagacaaaatattatattttgttttttataaatagtatATTCAGGTAAtttgacaaagaaattaaaacgataaaaatactttgaagagtgaaaacaatagataattttgggTTAATTTGGGTTGGTCaagtcaactcaaatattaaagGTTTTGACATGATTCTAATTCAAATCGGATAGAGTTGAAGACATTTAACACAAAATCCAAACTGATACGATACGAATACGATCTGATGACACGAATTGTCAAACCTAATTAAAATCAAAGGAGTTGGGCGGCAGCCTACTAAAGATCAAGAAACTGGGCCATTATGGGCTTGTATTTTGGACTTGTAAAAGTCCCAGAGTGATTCTAAATATACTCAATTATTTCTAaatagacccaaaaaaaaaaaaaaaaaaagaggaaaataatTCAACCGTTTCTGATTTTGCTTCAATGGTAGTCTGAACCTAAGATTGGGGCCTTCTAAGAAATAAGTGGGATGTATTTAGTGTTACACACCAGCCTTCAAAACTTGAGCTCCCCTGGATTAATGTAAAGAGCTGAAAAACATGTCCGCAGGTATTGTGCACGCAAACTGTTCGGTGAATTTCCCGTTAAgaaaatgtttattatttttgcattcATGATCTTGTATTTCTTTTGTTCACATTGTGTTTCTTCATTGATGCCAATTCTTTGTTTCATCAGGATTGAG harbors:
- the LOC123193191 gene encoding zinc finger CCCH domain-containing protein 29-like; this encodes MEGELRKQKDVDLYTKSSLLLELSASDDLAAFKSEIEVRCSDVDEAGFWYVRNIGSKKMGFEERTPLMIAAMFGSLEVLKYIIGTGKVNVKRACGSDGSTALHCAVAGGANTVVEIVKLLLDASADANCVDVSGNKPIDFVALAMKSLHNSRRRAVELLLKGDQTVFQEEELEKITMPQLSKEGAEKKEYPIDTSLPDINNGIYGTDEFRMYIFKVKPCSRAYSHDWTECPFVHPGENARRRDPKKYSYSCVPCPEFRKGSCPKADGCEYAHGVFESWLHPAQYRTRLCKDEIGCNRKVCFFAHKPEELRPLYASTGSAMPSPTSISVSAVDMAAMSPLSLGSTSLSLPASSTPPMSPLATCLSPKSGNLWQNKVNLTPPALQLPGSRLKTAFSARDFDLEMELLGLENHVSNLWQQQLGEEISSLSSPSCWSKEYTRIGDLKRNLDDSFESLDPLQGVSTQLQSPTELQIRQNMSQLRASYPATTLSSSPVRKPSTFGYDSSVMNSRSSAFRNRSHSFVDRGAVTSRAGLTAPSNPASMRMSNLSDWGSPDGKLDWGIPGDELSKLKKSASFGFRNNNLTTVSATAATGSMPSSNVDEPDVSWVNSLVRDVPPAGTGVFGTQRQQHNSWVEQLYIEQEQTVA